Below is a genomic region from Syntrophorhabdaceae bacterium.
ACGGAAAAAGAGGTGCTCACCGCGGCCATGGAGACCCTTGCGGAAAACCTCTCCGATGGGGTGGTGGCGCCGGTCTTCTATTTTGCCTTGGGAGGGCTGCCTCTTGCCATGGCATACAAGGCGGTCAATACCCTTGATTCCATGGTGGGATACAAAAATGAAACTTATCTTCACCTGGGATGGGCATCGGCGCGGCTCGATGATCTGGCTAATTATATACCCGCCCGGATTACGGGCCTCCTTGTGGTCGCCTCGGTTTTCGTGCTCAATATGTGCAATCGGCACAGCCGGTCCGTAGCTTCCGTCCGTCGTTCCTACAGGACTATGAGAAGGGACGGGCGGAATCACACGAGCCCCAACAGCGGGATCCCCGAAGCGGCTATGGCAGGGGCCCTGGGCGTACGTATGGGAGGGCCTTCCCTGTATCAGGGCGTCTCCGTGAATAAAGCCTATATCGGGGAGTCTGCAAGAGAGGATTTTATCCCGGCCATTCACGAGGAGATGAGAATAGTATGGGTGACGGCGATACTTGCCTTCGGTGTTGCCGTTCTTGCCCGGTATTTAAGGAGCGGGATGTGATGGGAGAGAACCACGGCGGCAATATTTACCGATGTGCCCGGTCGTATGGCCTGAAAGAGGAGGAGATCCTGGATTTCAGTGCCTCCATAAACCCTCTCGGTCTTCCGGCAAGCGCCCGTTCAGCCATGATCGGGGAGATGGGGCGGCTCGTCCATTATCCCGATCCCGATACCCGGGAGCTTTGCCTCAAAATCAGCGAACAGACCGGTATAGGCGAGGACCGCATTATATGCGGCAATGGGAGTACCGAGCTTATCTACCTGATCGCAAGGGCATTGAAGCCTCGAAGAGTCCTTATCCCTGACCCCACTTTTTCCGAATACCGGAGGGCATGCGAGATGGACCGGAGCGTCCATATTGTCTCATATGAGACAGATAGAGGAAGGTCCTTCGACGTGAGCCCCGATGAATTCCTTCGGGCGATGGATGGAAGTGAAGGTTTTCAGTCCCAATGTGATATGGCATTTCTCTGTAACCCCAATAACCCCACCGGCAGGCTGATTCCAAGGACGGAGATGCTAAGGCTCGCCGAAGGGGCAAAACGTAGCCGATCCATCCTCATAGTGGACGAGGCCTTTATCGATTTTTGTCCCGACGCGACGATCATCGACGAGGTGGAGCGTAACCCTTATCTCGTGGTGCTCCGGTCCCTCACAAAATTTTACGCCCTCTCGGGGCTTCGCATCGGGTACGCAGCCGTGCTTCCGGACCTTGCGAAGAAGCTCCGGGACGCTAAGGAGCCGTGGACGGTGAACACCCTTGCCCAGAAGGCAGCTGTCGCGGCCCTCGATGACCTCGAATACAGGAGGGAGACCTTCAGGGTAATCGAGGGAGAGAAGAAGATTCTTGAAGAGGGGTTCCGGCGTCTCGGAATATTTTATCTCCTCTCGGCCGCAAATTTTTATCTCCTGAAAATGGAGAAGGGGGCTGAGGTAAGAGCGGCCCTCGCCCGGAAAGGGATACTGGTAAGGGACTGCTCCAACTTCGCCGGTCTTGACGGCACCTACATGCGGGTCGCGGTAAAATCCAGGGATCATAACCTGCGGCTCCTCGAGGAGATGGCGAAATGCGCGGCATAGTGATAGGGGGAACCCACAGCGGCTGCGGCAAAACCACCGTGACCCTCGGGGTCCTCGCTGCCTTAAAAGCAAGAGGTATCAGGGTGCAGTCCTTCAAGGCAGGCCCCGACTATATCGATACAGGGCTCCACGGCGTGATCACCGGCAGGCCGTCACGGAACCTGGACCTCTGGATGTGCGGGGAATCGTACGTGAAGGAATGCCTGGAAACCTACTCCTTCGATGCGGATTTCGTGGTGGTGGAAGGAGTGATGGGCCTTTTTGACGGCGACTTCAGCACCGCTTCCCTTGCAGCAGAGCTGGGCCTGCCCGTGGCGCTCGTGATTGACGGATACGGCATGGCCGAAACATCGGCTGCTTTCGCGAGAGGTTTTAAGGAGCACGCAGCAGAAAAAGGGGTCGCAATCAAGGGGATCATCTTTAACAGGGTAGCCTCCCCGGAGCATTTTCGCCGCCTTGCCGCGGCAACCCCTCAAATCCCGGTCTGGGGTTATCTGCCCCGGGACCTCGAGTTTGAGATTCCCCACAGGCATCTCGGTTTGGCGGTAGCTGAAGAGAACCCGATGAAGGCCGGGCAGATCGACAGGCTCGGGGAAGTAGTGGAGCGCTTCATCGATCTCGATGCCCTTCTTGAATCGGAGGTGACCGCGGATTTCGGCCGAATAGAGCAGCCGGGCGTGGAGTCCCTTCAGGAGCGCGATTCCTGCTGCATTGCCGTTGCCTATGACAGGGCCTTCAACTTCTATTATGAGGATAACCTCGACCTCTTGAAGCGCGCGGGGGCGGAGATCGTGCGATTCAGCCCCCTTACGGACAGGGCGATACCGGACGGGGCTGACGCCCTCTACATAGGAGGGGGATATCCCGAGGTCCACGCGGCGGAGCTGAGCCGGAATCGCGCCATGAGAAAAGCGGTGAAGGATTGGGCAATGGCGGGTAGACCTATCTACGCAGAGTGCGGCGGGCTCATGTACCTCTCGGAAGGCATCTATGATTTCGAGGGGGACTTTCATGAGATGGCAGGGATATTTCCCTTTAAGACCAGGATGAAAAGCGGGCGGTCGCGGCTCGGGTACCGCAGGGTCGCATTCATTGAAGATTGTATAATAGGCAGGAAAGGGGAAACAGCCCGGGGTCACGAGTTCCATTACTCCGAGATTGTGGACGAGGGGGCGGCTCCCGGCTTCCTGAAGGTCTATTCCGTGGAGAACGCCTCAGGAGAACCGGCGGCTTCCGGAGGCGAAGGGTTCATCTGCCTCAATACCCTGGCAAGCTACATCCATCTCCATTTCGGCAGTAATCCCCGTATAGCGGAAGTTTTTATCGAGAATGCAAGAAAGAGAGGCCGGTAAATATGGAAAATATATTGATAATAGGACATGGCAGCCCGAAGCAGGATGCCAATAATGTAGATGCCCTTGGAATTGCCCTTCACAGCGCCATACATCCCGCATGCACCTCGGAGTGTGTCAAGATCGCATACCTCCAGTATGGCAAGCCGGGCATCATGGAGTCGATCGCGGAATGCGTGAAGGGCGGGGCTTCGAAGATCACGGTCCATCCCTTCTTCCTGAGCGCGGGCATGCATGTGACCAAGGATATACCCGCGAAGATCGCGGAAGCACGTAATCTCTATCCCCACGTGGAATTCGTCTATACCGACCCCCTGGGGCCTCACCAGAAACTCGTGGAGATCGTGATCGAGAGACTCGGCACGAGCGCGATCGGCAAGCCGGCAGACATCGAGAAGAGAAGTTTCGAGATAATTTCGGGGGAATTCGACTTAAGCAGGTTCCCTTCCGACCAGGCGCCTGTAGTCAGAAGGGTGATCCATGCGACGGCAGACCTGGAGTTCGGCGATACCCTGCGCTTCAGTCCGGACGCAATAAAGGCGGGTATTGAAGCCATAAAGGCGGGAATGGATATCGTCACCGACGTTGAGATGGTACGGGCGGGCATCAGCAGGAAACTTCTCGAGCCGTGGGGCGGGGCCGTAAGATGCGCCATTAATGATGAGGAGGTGGCGGCGACTTCGGCCCATACCGGGCATACCCGTGCAGCCCTTTCTATCGAGCGCGGTCTCGCGGGAAATGTGGGGATCGTGGCAATAGGAAATGCGCCCACGGCCCTTTTAAAGACGATCGAAGTGCTGACGAACGGGACGGGCAGGACCTTCACTCCCCTCGTGGTGGGCGTTCCCGTGGGTTTCGTGAAAGCCCTCGAATCAAAGACCTTGCTCGCTGCCCAGTCTTTGCCGTACATCACGAACCTGGGCAGGAAAGGCGGGACGCCGGTGGCAGTAGCGATCGTGAATGCACTCCTGAAGATGGCTTCGGAGGCAGTGTGAGAAAGGCCTTACTCTTTGTTTTTGGCTTCTATTTTTTACTCGTGCCCGATGTCCATGCCATGCATGTTTCGGAAGGCATACTCCCGTGGCACTGGGCTATATTCTGGTATGCCCTTTCTGCGCCCTTTATCGCCCTTGGGCTTTACAAACTCAAAGCAGCTGCAGGGGGAGATATGGCTTTCAAGCCCCTTGTGGGGCTCGTGACCGCCCTGGTATTCATTATCTCAAGCATGCCTGTTCCGGTGCCTGTCGTAGGCTCCACCTCCCATCCATGCGGCACGGCCATGTCGGCTATTCTTCTGGGACCTTCCATAAGCGTGATCGTCGCCGCATGCGCTCTTCTTATCCAGGCCCTCTTTCTCTCTCACGGCGGCGTGAGCACCCTGGGGGCAAATATTTTCTCCATGGGAGTTATGGGCTCCTTTACAGGTTATCTGGCTTTCAGGCTCCTGAGGGCGGCAAGGGTCAATATGGTCGCCTGCGCCTTTGCGGCGGGTCTTTGCGCAGATTGGGCGACCTATTTCACCACCTCGGTCGAGCTTGCATCGGGCATAAGGGGAGATGGACCGTTTCTTCCGCTTCTCCTCAAAATCGCGGCGGCCTTTGTGCCTACCCAGGTTCCACTGGGCATATTGGAGGGCGCCATTACAGCCGGCATGATATCGCTGCTCTTGAGAAGAAGACCGGACCTGCTGGTGAAGATGCATATCCTGAAGCAGGAAGAGGCCGCGCGATGACAGGGATGAGATATCTGCCCCTCATTCTTATAATGGCCGCCCTTCTCGCGGGTCATTATGCCGCCGCATGGGGGAATGAAAAATGGCAGGGGATCGACACGACAGTGGTGGAAAAGTTCGCGAAGGAACATGGAAGGGAGGCGAGGGGAAGCCTTATTCCCACGGACCAGGGCGACCTTCTTCTCTTTCTCTTCCTTCTCGCGGGGGCGGCAGGCGGGTTCGTAGCGGGATACCACTGGAGGTCTCTCATGGGCCGCACCCGTAAAGGAGGAAATAAGAAGTGACGGCCATATTATCGGAGATGCCGGGACGGGACCACATCCTTAAGCGAGTGGACGGAAGGCTGAAAATCCTGCTGGCAGCTGCGATCCTCGTGCTTGTCGTGGCTTCCAAAGGGTTCCTTCTCCCCCTTTCTCTCGTAACAGCCATGATCATCATGTGCATATACTTAAGAATACCCGCAAGAACGTGGTCTCTCAGGTTCTCGGAACCTCTTGCCCTGGTTCTGGTTCTGATTCTTATCAAGCTCTTTTTTTCCGGTCAAGAGCCCCTTTTTTACCTGTCCCTTGGGGGGATGAAGATAACGGGATATAAAGACGGGCTCCTCGACGGCCTTGCCATGGCCGCGCGGATCGGCGGCGCCCTATCGGTCGTCTCGATCCTCAGTTTCACCACGCCTTTCACCCATATCATCTCCGCCCTTTCATGGCTCAAGATCCCAAAAGGTATTATCGAAACGCTCATGTTCGCCTACAGGTACATATTCCTGCTCTCCGATGAGGCCATAGTCATCTACTGCGCCCAGAAGAACAGGCTCGGCTATTCGAATCTAAGGAGGGGCTTGAGCTCCTTCGGCATGCTCGCCGGATCCCTTACCCTCAAAGCCCTGGAGCATAGCCAGATGACGGCTTCGGCAATGACCCGGAGGGGATATGACGGCAACCTTCCTATGATGAGGCACAGACCCTTCAGGGCACGGGAAGTCTTTGGGTCGGCCCTTTTTCTTACGGCAGTGGTGTTTTTATGGGCGATATGATCAGACTCGCTTTAAAGATAGACTTCTTTCAGTACCCTGACGGCACGAGGGCTATGGGAGAGATTAGCCTCGACGTGAAGGAGGGTGAATTCTGCGGTATTCTGGGATCGAACGGATCGGGGAAAACAACGCTCCTGAAACTGATGGACGGCCTCCTTAAAACTCACGCGGGAGCGGTCCGTCTCGACGGGGAGGATATACGGAAACTGACTCCCAGGGATATCTACCGGAAAGTGGGGCTCATATTTCAGAATCCCGATGAGCAGCTCTTTGCCGCCACGGTATTCGAGGACGTTGCCTTCGGTCCCCTGAACATGGGGCTTGAAGAGAAGGAAGTAGCGAGGAGGGTGAAGGAGGCGCTTATTGCCGTCGAAATGGAGCCTTACGGGGAGAAATCGATTCACCACCTGAGCTACGGACAAAAGAAGAGGGTCTGTATTGCGGGGCTTCTTGCAATGGGACACGAGATTCTCCTCCTTGACGAACCTACCGCGGGACTCGACCCCATGGGCGAGTACAAGATGATGACCCTCCTCAAGAAACTAAACGACGAAGAGAAGGTGACCATTGTGATGGCTACCCATAGCGTAGACCTTGTGCCCCTTTTTCTCGATTCTCTTCATATTCTCAGTAAGGGGGCCATCGTCAGGGGAGGAAGGCCCGAGGATGTATTCGGTGCCCCTGAGGAGATGGAGGAGGTAAAGCTCCGCCTTCCTCAAATAGCGGAACTTATCTATCGTCTGAAGCATGAAGATAAAATACCCTTCGATACGGTCCCTCTTACCATCGGCGAGGCACGAAGGGAGATCCTGAGGATGGTGAGTCTCTTTGACCGTCCGCCCCCTGACAAGGAAAAGACGGGTATATGAAAAAAGGGTACATTCAGGTATATACAGGCGAGGGAAAAGGCAAGACCACCGCGGCCCTCGGTCTTGCCCTGAGAGCCGCGGGGGCGGGCATGAGAATCTGCATAATCCAGTTCGTAAAATCCCGAAGGTGCGCCGAGCACCGGATCATAGAGGAACGCCTGAGCGACCTCATTACCATAAGAAAATTCGGAGCGGGACTGATCGGAGAAGGGGGACCCACGGGCGCTGATAAGGAGGGGGCGAACAAAGCGCTCCGCGAGGCACGAACGGTCCTGGAATCGGATGGGTATGACGTGGTCATATTGGATGAGGTGAACGTGGCGGTCCACTATGGCCTTGTGAGCCTATCCGATCTCCTCGACCTGATGGAGAAAAAACCCGAGAATGTCGAGCTCATCATCACGGGGAGATATGCCGCTAAAGAAGTCATGACGAGGGCCGACCTGGTAACGGAAATGAAAGAGGTCACCCATTATTGGAAAAAGGGCGTGAAAGCGAGACATGGCATCGAGTGGTAAGAAACTGAGGACGGGGTTTACCACAGGCGCCTGCGCAGCCGCGGCAGCCAAGGCAGCGGTCATGCTCCTTTTCGGCAGGAAACCCAATTTTTCGGACGGGGCGGAAGTGGAGATCCCACTACCATCGGGCGATAGAGTACGGTTTCTCGCGCGATGCCTTACTATTACAAAAGGTCCTTCAGGCCCGGCTGCCTCGGCAACGATAATCAAGGATGGCGGAGACGACCCTGATGTAACCAATGAAGCTGCCATCGTTGCCACAGCTACCATGCGCGAAGGCGTGGAGAATATTTTTATCAGGGGCGGAGAGGGTGTGGGAAGGGTCACCAAACCCGGACTCTCGGTAGCGGTGGGGGAAGCAGCCATAACGCCCGTGCCGAGAAAAATGATCCGTGACGCCGTGATGGAGGCAAGGGAGGAATTTTTTGGATCCGACAATAAGGGGGCGATAGAAATCACGATCTCCGTGCCCGAAGGAGAGTCCCTGGCCCGGAAGACATTGAACGGAAGGCTCGGCATCATAGGCGGCATCTCCATACTCGGCACGACCGGCATCGTGAAGCCCCTGTCCGCGGGGGCATGGACCGCGACGATCTCCACGTCCATGGATGTGGCTAAGGCGGCAGGGTGCACGGAGATCGTCCTTTCCGTGGGAAGGATTTCGGAGAAGGCCCACATGAAGAAGTATGCTTATCCGGAGGAGGCATATGTGATGATGGGCGATTACCTGGCCTTCTCCCTTGGCAAGGCCCGGGAGCACGGCTTCAGAAGGATCCATATCAGCGCCCAGTGGGCGAAGATGCTGAAAATATCCATGGCTACCCCGGAAACCCATGTGCGTCACGGCGCCATCGATCCCCAGAAGGGGGCGGATCATTTGAGAAGGATGGGCATCCCCGTTCCAGGGGGCCGTATGTTCAATACGGCGAGAGAGCTTTATACGGAGCTGGCCGCGCTCCCCGGTTTTCCCTTCCCTGGTTTCGCATCGGTATGTATGGGGGTGAAGGAATATGCTGAGGAGATGGCGAAGGGGATTCCCGTTATTGCCCATCTCGTATCTTATGAAGGAGAGATTATAGGTGACAGCGAAGAAAGTATATATAGTAGGCATCGGGCATAAACCTCTTGACGAGCGGTGCCGGCGGATTCTCGGCGCGGCCGATGTTATCCTCACATCTCCCAGGCTTCTTGAAGTCTTCCAAAAGTATGCGGACTATCCTGAAGTGAAGGGGAAGGTGAAGATCATAGACAGGGTGGGAGAAACCCTTGATTACATCGAGAGGAAGAGAGAGGTAGAGTCCATAGTCCTTCTCGGGTCGGGGGACCCCATGTTCCACGGGATCGGAAGACAGGTGATCGCCCGATGTGGAAGAGAAGGGGTCGAGGTGTTTCCCGACCTCTCGAGCGTCCAGGTCGCATTCGCGCGGATCAGGGAGCGATGGGACGATGCCTTTCTCATGAGCCTTCACGGGGGACTAATTCCCGGAAAAGGCACCAGGGCCTATACTCTCGCCGACCTGCCCTCTCTCCTGGCGGAATATGGAAAGCTCGCCATACTGACAGACGGCACAAATAATCCCACGGCGATTGCAGAGGTCTTTGTCGCCCTGCCTGCGCTGCCTCCCGTGAAGATTTTTGTGTGTGAGAAGCTGGGATACGGAGAGCAAGAGATGATCACCTCAGGAGCACCTGAAGAGATCGCCGGAAAGACCTTCTCCGACCTCAATGTAGTGATCCTTCTTGGGTCCCATGCAGGGGGAAAGGGCCCAGACAGAGGGTCCGAAACATACAAAAAGCCTCCCTCCGCCGCAGCACGGTTTGGACTTACCGAAAAGGAGTTTAGCCATTCCCGGGGACTTATCACGAAAGACGAGGTCCGGGCGGTAACACTCCATAAACTTAGGCTGCCGTCAGAAGGGGTGCTCTGGGATGTAGGGGCAGGATCGGGGTCCCTTTCGATCGAGGCGGCCCGCCTGTCTCCGGGACTCTCAGTTTTTGCCGTGGAGCGG
It encodes:
- the cbiB gene encoding adenosylcobinamide-phosphate synthase CbiB, which produces MTEWQALILAFFMDLSIGDPLWLPHPVRLMGRVIAYAEAFLRKKCGTPGQLKRAGMLLAGGLVLSVLAVTYALEKTVFWITGNLSAIVGGVLFVYLIATTIAFRGLIDSVLLVVRAIYSGNIPEARRHLSMVVGRDTENLTEKEVLTAAMETLAENLSDGVVAPVFYFALGGLPLAMAYKAVNTLDSMVGYKNETYLHLGWASARLDDLANYIPARITGLLVVASVFVLNMCNRHSRSVASVRRSYRTMRRDGRNHTSPNSGIPEAAMAGALGVRMGGPSLYQGVSVNKAYIGESAREDFIPAIHEEMRIVWVTAILAFGVAVLARYLRSGM
- the cobD gene encoding threonine-phosphate decarboxylase CobD → MGENHGGNIYRCARSYGLKEEEILDFSASINPLGLPASARSAMIGEMGRLVHYPDPDTRELCLKISEQTGIGEDRIICGNGSTELIYLIARALKPRRVLIPDPTFSEYRRACEMDRSVHIVSYETDRGRSFDVSPDEFLRAMDGSEGFQSQCDMAFLCNPNNPTGRLIPRTEMLRLAEGAKRSRSILIVDEAFIDFCPDATIIDEVERNPYLVVLRSLTKFYALSGLRIGYAAVLPDLAKKLRDAKEPWTVNTLAQKAAVAALDDLEYRRETFRVIEGEKKILEEGFRRLGIFYLLSAANFYLLKMEKGAEVRAALARKGILVRDCSNFAGLDGTYMRVAVKSRDHNLRLLEEMAKCAA
- a CDS encoding cobyrinate a,c-diamide synthase, which codes for MRGIVIGGTHSGCGKTTVTLGVLAALKARGIRVQSFKAGPDYIDTGLHGVITGRPSRNLDLWMCGESYVKECLETYSFDADFVVVEGVMGLFDGDFSTASLAAELGLPVALVIDGYGMAETSAAFARGFKEHAAEKGVAIKGIIFNRVASPEHFRRLAAATPQIPVWGYLPRDLEFEIPHRHLGLAVAEENPMKAGQIDRLGEVVERFIDLDALLESEVTADFGRIEQPGVESLQERDSCCIAVAYDRAFNFYYEDNLDLLKRAGAEIVRFSPLTDRAIPDGADALYIGGGYPEVHAAELSRNRAMRKAVKDWAMAGRPIYAECGGLMYLSEGIYDFEGDFHEMAGIFPFKTRMKSGRSRLGYRRVAFIEDCIIGRKGETARGHEFHYSEIVDEGAAPGFLKVYSVENASGEPAASGGEGFICLNTLASYIHLHFGSNPRIAEVFIENARKRGR
- a CDS encoding precorrin-8X methylmutase, translated to MENILIIGHGSPKQDANNVDALGIALHSAIHPACTSECVKIAYLQYGKPGIMESIAECVKGGASKITVHPFFLSAGMHVTKDIPAKIAEARNLYPHVEFVYTDPLGPHQKLVEIVIERLGTSAIGKPADIEKRSFEIISGEFDLSRFPSDQAPVVRRVIHATADLEFGDTLRFSPDAIKAGIEAIKAGMDIVTDVEMVRAGISRKLLEPWGGAVRCAINDEEVAATSAHTGHTRAALSIERGLAGNVGIVAIGNAPTALLKTIEVLTNGTGRTFTPLVVGVPVGFVKALESKTLLAAQSLPYITNLGRKGGTPVAVAIVNALLKMASEAV
- a CDS encoding energy-coupling factor ABC transporter permease, giving the protein MRKALLFVFGFYFLLVPDVHAMHVSEGILPWHWAIFWYALSAPFIALGLYKLKAAAGGDMAFKPLVGLVTALVFIISSMPVPVPVVGSTSHPCGTAMSAILLGPSISVIVAACALLIQALFLSHGGVSTLGANIFSMGVMGSFTGYLAFRLLRAARVNMVACAFAAGLCADWATYFTTSVELASGIRGDGPFLPLLLKIAAAFVPTQVPLGILEGAITAGMISLLLRRRPDLLVKMHILKQEEAAR
- the cbiQ gene encoding cobalt ECF transporter T component CbiQ, with amino-acid sequence MTAILSEMPGRDHILKRVDGRLKILLAAAILVLVVASKGFLLPLSLVTAMIIMCIYLRIPARTWSLRFSEPLALVLVLILIKLFFSGQEPLFYLSLGGMKITGYKDGLLDGLAMAARIGGALSVVSILSFTTPFTHIISALSWLKIPKGIIETLMFAYRYIFLLSDEAIVIYCAQKNRLGYSNLRRGLSSFGMLAGSLTLKALEHSQMTASAMTRRGYDGNLPMMRHRPFRAREVFGSALFLTAVVFLWAI
- a CDS encoding ATP-binding cassette domain-containing protein; protein product: MGDMIRLALKIDFFQYPDGTRAMGEISLDVKEGEFCGILGSNGSGKTTLLKLMDGLLKTHAGAVRLDGEDIRKLTPRDIYRKVGLIFQNPDEQLFAATVFEDVAFGPLNMGLEEKEVARRVKEALIAVEMEPYGEKSIHHLSYGQKKRVCIAGLLAMGHEILLLDEPTAGLDPMGEYKMMTLLKKLNDEEKVTIVMATHSVDLVPLFLDSLHILSKGAIVRGGRPEDVFGAPEEMEEVKLRLPQIAELIYRLKHEDKIPFDTVPLTIGEARREILRMVSLFDRPPPDKEKTGI
- the cobO gene encoding cob(I)yrinic acid a,c-diamide adenosyltransferase, with product MKKGYIQVYTGEGKGKTTAALGLALRAAGAGMRICIIQFVKSRRCAEHRIIEERLSDLITIRKFGAGLIGEGGPTGADKEGANKALREARTVLESDGYDVVILDEVNVAVHYGLVSLSDLLDLMEKKPENVELIITGRYAAKEVMTRADLVTEMKEVTHYWKKGVKARHGIEW
- the cbiD gene encoding cobalt-precorrin-5B (C(1))-methyltransferase CbiD, yielding MASSGKKLRTGFTTGACAAAAAKAAVMLLFGRKPNFSDGAEVEIPLPSGDRVRFLARCLTITKGPSGPAASATIIKDGGDDPDVTNEAAIVATATMREGVENIFIRGGEGVGRVTKPGLSVAVGEAAITPVPRKMIRDAVMEAREEFFGSDNKGAIEITISVPEGESLARKTLNGRLGIIGGISILGTTGIVKPLSAGAWTATISTSMDVAKAAGCTEIVLSVGRISEKAHMKKYAYPEEAYVMMGDYLAFSLGKAREHGFRRIHISAQWAKMLKISMATPETHVRHGAIDPQKGADHLRRMGIPVPGGRMFNTARELYTELAALPGFPFPGFASVCMGVKEYAEEMAKGIPVIAHLVSYEGEIIGDSEESIYSRHRA
- the cbiE gene encoding precorrin-6y C5,15-methyltransferase (decarboxylating) subunit CbiE produces the protein MTAKKVYIVGIGHKPLDERCRRILGAADVILTSPRLLEVFQKYADYPEVKGKVKIIDRVGETLDYIERKREVESIVLLGSGDPMFHGIGRQVIARCGREGVEVFPDLSSVQVAFARIRERWDDAFLMSLHGGLIPGKGTRAYTLADLPSLLAEYGKLAILTDGTNNPTAIAEVFVALPALPPVKIFVCEKLGYGEQEMITSGAPEEIAGKTFSDLNVVILLGSHAGGKGPDRGSETYKKPPSAAARFGLTEKEFSHSRGLITKDEVRAVTLHKLRLPSEGVLWDVGAGSGSLSIEAARLSPGLSVFAVERDDEQVAHMKQNKRQFDLSNMEIVKGEAPYALDSLPDPDRVFVGGSGGSLAAIIALTGERMRAGAIVINCVTLETVDEAVRELEARGFQIDLSQVSVSRLKELGERRYLKALNPVFIIRGEKP